The following is a genomic window from bacterium.
CTCGAAGGGTCAGTCAGCCCCGGCTCGGCCGCGGCACCGTCGGCGGCCACTCGCCGCCGCCGTAGACCTCGAGCGCCGCACCGGACACGTAGCTCGAATCCCGTGCCGCCAGGAAGAGCACCGAGTGCGCGATCTCCTCGAGTCGCGCGAAGCGACCGGCGGGAATCGAATCCGTGATGGCCTTCTTGGTTTCGCCGTCGCCGTAGTGGTCGCCGGTCAGCTCGGTCTCGACCAGGCCGCAGACGACGCTGTTGACGCGGACCTGGCCGCCCCACTCGACGGCGAGGGAGCTCGACGCGTTCATCAGACCGGCCTTCGCCGCGCCGTACGCGAATCCGGTCGGGGTCGGTCGGTGGGACGAGATGCTCACGATGTTGACGATCGAGCCGCCGTGTTCCCGCTGGGCCATGTGCTTGTGGACCTGACTCGAGAGGATGAGCGGCGCGTTCAGGTTCAGCTCGAGGATCTTGTTGATCAGCTTGGGCGGGGCGGTCGCGGCGTCCATGGCGGGCGCGCCGCCGGCGTTGTTGACGAGGACGTCGATCCCGCCATTCGGTTCGGCGCAGCGCGCGAGCCACGCCTCGGTCGCTTCCGGGTCGCGCACGTCAATGCTCTCGCAGGTGATCGCGTTCGACGAAAAGGGCGTCTCGGGCAGTCGTCGACTGCAGGTGAAGACCCGGGCGCCCGCGTCGGCGAAGGCTTCGCAGATCGCTCGGCCGATCCCGCGGCTGCCGCCGGTGACCACGGCGGTCTGATCGGAGAAGTCGTATCGGGTCTGGCCTGCGCTCATCGGTCCTGTCCTGCTCGTCCGTACACCGGGGGTGCCCCGGCGAAGCGCGAGCAGTGTAGTCCACGGAACCGGGTCCGGCGTGCGCGTCGGG
Proteins encoded in this region:
- a CDS encoding SDR family oxidoreductase, with the protein product MSAGQTRYDFSDQTAVVTGGSRGIGRAICEAFADAGARVFTCSRRLPETPFSSNAITCESIDVRDPEATEAWLARCAEPNGGIDVLVNNAGGAPAMDAATAPPKLINKILELNLNAPLILSSQVHKHMAQREHGGSIVNIVSISSHRPTPTGFAYGAAKAGLMNASSSLAVEWGGQVRVNSVVCGLVETELTGDHYGDGETKKAITDSIPAGRFARLEEIAHSVLFLAARDSSYVSGAALEVYGGGEWPPTVPRPSRG